Genomic segment of Populus nigra chromosome 6, ddPopNigr1.1, whole genome shotgun sequence:
tttatttttttaattggcttAATGTCTTGTTTTAGTCATATAAAAGGTTTGGTGCATAATTGATGCTAAGATTATCAACATATATTTAGATTCCGTCAATTTAGAACAATTAGGGTTTCATGTACCAAATCATATTATGAAACAAATATGAGAGATTGTAGTTGATATGGAGGGTTTCTTTGGCTAGTGCATGTATTGCATTCGTTAAAAAGTGAGGGAGGCTACAAAGTTATAGTAATGCGAACGACCTTTTTCAGCCACCAAACACGACCGTTCACGGTGGATATAGGTATGATGTGTTGTCCTCTTCCCCGTGGAGCAATACATGCAGGGTTTATCACGGTTGTTTGttgtcaatgatgttttctttctcctgtttctttttttttctttcctctccttGACATTTGCGATGCCTTGTTGAAAGTTCTAAAATGTCcccttattttattatcatttcagatttgatctttattctatagattgtttaatttttgttacgggtcttttagaaaaatttaaaagttttttcaattttattctccaataaaaaaattgaaagttgtccttttattttatatttcaaattggtccttattatttaaattgctattttttatcctGCATCCCTTTgtgaaaatgattattttttaagttcatcATTGAATCATAAAATGTAATTTGTCCtcccatttaattttatttgaaatttgattcttgttctattgattgctatttttcttttaggtcATTTCGTaaggttggatttttttttcattttcatcctccAGTATAGGATTCGTTTGAATTTTgactgtgtatttttttaatgtggcgattcaagttttataactggagtcacgagtttgaaaattCAACCCATGTTAACATTGGTCATTTCTTTGTAGGGTTTGCTTTTTACaccaatttttcttttcaatttcatcattccatgttattttttttaattgagctttgtgattttctttttattcattcaCCCTAATCCTATCATTTGGATTGTGAGTTTGGCAAATtgacgtgtttttttttgtctaaaaaaaattatttcatcattcaacatttaattattttataatcgaGTTTCATAGTTTTCCCGATTTGCTTATATTAGGTTTTTCACTTGCATGACCTGGGTCATGGAAAGTGATGACTTGCCtagtttgctaattttttttgtttattttgttaattaattatttttttatctcataatcTACATCAGACTCGTTGAGAATtaggttgttgttttttttatttatatttttattgatttatttcaatctcGTAATATTCTTGACATTTTGGTTggctaagttttattttattcactatTCCAGATTGGGTGGGTTTGCTATAATCCTGGCTTCAGCACCATATTCTTTTTAGGAACTGTTCTTTTTGTTAAcgttcttatgattttttttatttaaatcaatttactttcgttaattgtttttatattatctaaCTAAATTATAATAGCTTTTTTAACTGAATAGGGTTTATGCCCAAgttgcaaaattatttttcttcttcaaaataaagataaaatataatttacttgATACATAATCTATTTGataatatagttatttttcaaaatacttttttaaaaaatatatattaaaataatatttttttattttttaaaaattatttttgatattaccatattaaatattaaaaaatattaatttatcacaaaaaaatttaatttttttttaaaatatttttaaaacttaaaaacaaacaaacatagttctaaatagaagagagaaaataggaTCCCTAATATTACTCCAGTCTAGCGGCCTTAATAATACAGGATCCGAAAATACTTGAAtacattaattttacaatacAAGACATTGCTGTGGTGACAAAACGAATGGAAGAAACAGGGAGAGAAAATCTGAAATTGAATGCAGCTCAAAATTCAAATAGCACACAAGGCTGGTATCGCCCTGCTGGTCTCTGGACCGCCACAATCCTTTGTAAAGCATTTCACCAACAAAGTCCTTTTCACAGTACATGTATCATGACCACCAATGCAATTTCAGCTTCAAAAAACTCCTTTTTCATCTATTGATATGCAAGAAAACTAATCGGTCatccttttgcttttgctttcacACCGCTGCTTCAAGCACAGAATGCTAATTgtcaaaattcaaattccatATCAGGATGGGATGGAAATTGGTATGCTTCAAAAGTCTCAGCTCATATAACACCCCTATTCCAGTAAGGTGGAGAGCTGAAAAAAACTAGCTCTTGGATCATAAAAAAGCAGCCAACTCCTCTGTCAGATAAGTCATGAAATGTTGCACAACAGGATCAGGATCGAGACTCTTCAAGATACACAGTTCACCCAGTTCTTGAGTAAATGGATGTGCAACTGGGCAGCACACCTATGAATTTGTACTTGAAATGGAATTTCTGCATGGTAAATTGTCAATTAAATTGAATCTTTCCATGGCTGAAATGATCTCCCAGGCAAGCTTTTCATCTGCTGCAGACCAACTGCAGCAAAAATATACTGCCACTGCTTCTTTTTGAGAATTATCAATTATTCTGTATGGGCAGTTGTCCTTCAAACAGACAGACACATGAAATGACTCCACTTGAAGATGTTCCCCAAGATCTTGGATGTTTACtccagaaaaataatttgaaagttCTTTAAACAATAGCTGGAGACTAGAGCACTTGTTGGAAAGACCAAGCGCATCATCTCTATTTCTAGTCTCTTCCAAGTTGTCAAGTTGTGCAGCACAACAATACGCAAACTGAACGTCATGCTTCTTCTGTCTCAACATGAGCAGTAGATCATCTTGGTGTACAACCCTtgcttttttgcctttttccaTAATCAAGATCCCTTCAGCAACTCTTTCATCATTTACCTGCAGTGGGGCAGTGGGATTTGTGTTTCTTAAAACCTGATCAGAATTGTCTTCTTTACTTCTTTTTAAGAACCTGAAATTAGGATTCAAGCAACTGCGGATAAATGTGTTTGAGGCATGTGCTTTCACATAGATAGTTGAAGGAATGTGCACAGCATCACAATTGGCGGGAAGATAACATGGAATTCTCAGTTCAGTCTGTATTCTTTCTTTAAGAGAAACCATTTTAGGCTTCTCACCATGTACCAATATCACATTCCTAGGCGAGAGAAATTTGGTAAGATCCATGATTCCTTTGCTGTCTGTATGAGGACTGAAAGACAATTGGTGAATCTGGTAATACAACCAAATAGTCAGGACTGCTATAAAAATGAATAGACAAATTAATAGACAAAATCATTTAAGCTCTCCCAAAATCACAAAGGCACAGGTGTTCTCCATGCACACATACAGAGAAGGGGGTGTGGGGGGGGGgtgttaaaaatttagtttcagAGAGAGCAAGCAATCTATCCCATTTGAGGTGGGGGAAAAGAAATCTAGTTTTTCAGGGAGAGCAAGCAATCTATCCCACTCGAGGAGAAGATAAAACGCCTCAAATGGGGGGAGCACCCTGCTTTCAGATTCCATATTCAATAAAGCACTAGCATGAGTTGCAAACCATACAGGGTACTGTATACTAAATTTCACATATGATTAATTCTACAGAACtccaaataaatagaaaagcaaTGGGTAGCACCGTGTTCCTGGCATACATTAATTTGCCCAGTTGTCTATAACTGATACGGGCATATAGAACTTGCAACAAAACCATCCTGAGATAAAATTCAAGGCCAGCCAAACTTTTTCTGTACTACTTGTCTATATTCCAAACACAGTTTACATAGATGCGACCCCATAGAACTGTGTAAGATTCTAATCATTACAGCTTGATGATGCAATATGAATGGGTGAAACCAAAACAAGATTAGTTAGTTCTCTTGTTTCAATTAGTTTATGTAAAATAaccacataaaaacaaaaaacagcaaAAACTGTGCAAATGGCCAGTGAAAAATATAGAGAAGTGTTCTCTCTTACAGAAGCTGGATAATCTAGGGAGTAAAGAAAGATCAGTCAAGCTTCATCTTTGCAAATAAGACATTTAAACTTCTGGTCATGTGTGTTCAGGACACAACAATCCTAGATCCCCAGGCTCTAACCTCCAGAACAGGATTAATGGCAGTTATGGACCAGTCAAATTATATAGTGCCAAAATTCTCTGAAgcaaaaagattatatattttttttagccaaCATCTATTAAAATGCAAGGATTCAATAAATGTGTTCAGGCTCAGCTGCACAGGTGACAACATCATCACACCTCAATGAGTCAATGACCTGCACTTTCTATCATCCCTGGTAAGCAAACTCAATTATACTTTTCATGGCAATAGCTGATGAAGAACTCTTTCATAGTCTTAGGTGAATACATATTGTCTTATCAGTTGTGAATAATTCATATCCCAGGAAATTCATGAGATACTACTTATGAAACCAAGGGTGTTTAGCCCATTGGTACTCTCCCAAGGACAGGGAAAGCAACATCTTGAGTTAAAATCCTACtctttttatcaaaagaataataaaatgagaaagaagGTGGAAATGATGGTAAACAAGGGGTGGGAGATCAATATGCACCTGGCATCGCACATCAATCTGGGTGTCCTTgtccaaattaattttagtagGTTTTCCCGACATCAATTTATGTCCTACAGTTCCAGCCACACAATATCTGCAAACAGAGCACAGTAAATTAGGAAAAGATGGTTGTAAATTTATCGTTTATTTAAGGTTTGTACAGAGATGAAATTCACATTTCAGTTAAGAAATACAATATACATTGAACAATCTATGCATGGTCATATCcagcatttattttattcaaagtctagaatagaaaaagaaatgcagATATAGAAAAATACACAACCAACATGAAGAAATGTGCAATATCTTACTTGCACATTCTGTGCTCCCCccaaaaaatgaataatttcaGGAGAGTGAAGATGAAATATATGATGAATGGCGACGGAatcctttaaatttaaatttccttcttttgaatttaaaacatTCTTTTTTTGAGGTGATATGTGTCGAATGGTAGGTTAGAATTTATATGCAAGgtcattatattttgtttttggacaAGTATATAAGATGTCATGATTGGGAACTGTGGGTTTCCTGGTTCCTACTGATGAGATATGCGTCATGAATTCTTATATGCTCAATAAAAGGAGAAGGTAACAAAATTAATACCCAGGCAATGTTATAAGATTCATTTCACAAGGAGCCCATTGTTTAAAAACCTCAAGTGAAAATCCACCACTAATCATCCCAGGTGTTGCAAAGAGAACACAAGGTCCAGGAGCATTTATCAGAGAACGATCAAAATTGTGAACTGCAGCATCCAAACATTAAGAGTTAAAAATAGGATTTGCTGGAAAGGAAGCAAAGTTAATGCAatcacatataattaatatcaatCATTATACGTTTCATATGAGCAGGAAAATTGCTTCATTCAATATTCAAAATTACTCAGTTCAACATGATACTCTTTAAACCCTAATAAAGAGATGAAATCAATTGATCAAAGAAGGAATcctttataatgaaaaataaaatatagttagtAGCCAAAAAAATTCCACAAAACACCACGTGGTAAGAAAATACCTGTTTCCACCATCACAGAAGAAAGATAAAAGCtctgattaaatttgaaatatcaaAAAGAAAACTGATCCATAATAGAGGAAAACAGGAAGCAAATCATAACCAGTTGTGTAACAAGAATAGCAAACTGGATTCCACAGGAACTAAAGGCACCTATATTTCTGATACCAAGCACGTGGAATAAACAAATGACTCCACATTTTGGAAGATGCAGTAATTATGACATTGAGTGCCTTACAAACAAGAGATGCCACAAAAGAACCTGATTATCGTGTACACATCATTATCACAGACTGATGGGAATATGAAAAGCTAGAGCTAAAAgctccatttttttttgcaatatccTTACAAAAAAATAGCCCTACAGGTAGCCTAAAATACCAGCGTGAGGGCAAAATGCTTGAACAAAAGCACCAACAATGTTAGATTTGACTTGAAGACATTCATTGATATGGGAAGCAGAGCAATTAAATTATACAACATCATTCAAGTCTActaataattgatttaaaaaattatttcatgaaGCATCATGTGGTTTATGTCATAAAATGAATCAAACAACTAAGCTAGTAGTGGGCGCCAGGGAAGATCCTCAGATATTGTTCACTTGTTTTTTTCACCAAAATCAGCTTGATTTACTGAAAAACAGAGCGAGAGCAGTAGCAGGAGGTAGAATAATGAAATGATAGCCACATGATATGACATAAATGCCTGCCTCTGTGGGCTTATTACCCAATAAACATTCAAACATATTTTGTTCCATagttatcatttgttttttcctttgcaaCCAATTGAGATCCCTCTCCTTAAAAGAGGCAACTATATATCAGAATTACTTATTcattgagattaaaaaatttatcaatcttATTATGCCAGAAAATTCTATAACTGTAACCCTAAAGACACATGATGATGTTAATGAGCTAACCACTTGAATTACCATGTTTAAAATCAAATGCATTCCGTGTAGCATATGTCTCCTTGACCTTCTGGCTGGTCCAGCTGATAAGTATTTTATAATACAGATTTGCTTGAATGGTCAAACCTGAAATGTAAAACTCGAAATCTGTAGTTTGAATCTGTAAAATCCATGAGTGCAGTGGTGACACACTTGGGAGAACTATTTAAGTTATCAACAGTATCCAAATAAATCTCTAAAAGAATGGGAAGAATTAACAGGAGATTCCAAAATGATTTGCCAAaagaaatttctttaaaaaaataattaatgcatgcacagtgataaaaaaaaatttacagatGCAATGCTACACCAGACAGAGAAAACATTACGAGAATATTTTCTGCCATTAGGCAAAGTCTGTTTGCAGTTTTCCCAGCTCTAAACAAGGATGGGCAGCCATGTAAACAACCTAGTCTTTTCCAGTAACTGAATTTTCCTTTGTATCTAAAAAGAAAACCTCCGATGATGATGCTCTTGCAATATCAAACCCCAGATAATTGTGATGTCAGATCCATGCATCCCCTAGATAAAGCTTCTCCATTTCAAAGCGTTTTTCCTCTTGGAAAACATCAACATTTTGAGACAATGATCAATGCATTGgcattatcttttctttttatttggttatgcCTAACTTCAACTTGTAAGAGGAAACAAAATTCTATCTTTTGATGATAGACAGTTATGTAAAATGTTCAACAGATCTAACATCAATTATGCAAATGGGCAGTCACTATGGAACAGAAGAAAATAGGACGtcattttttagtaattaaGAATACATTATTTGACCAAGTAACATGTTTAACCATGTAACAGGAAGAAATGATAGCTTAATCATACCAGCTGAGAAGTATATAGGAACCTTGAGATTCATACGCTCCCAGTAGTCATCCAACAATATACAGAGTTCCTATTCACAAGTCAATAAGACTGTCAACAAAGGATGCTAAGGCATTCTATAAGACTCGATACTGCAACACCATCAAGGCATATAACACCCAACATCAATGAAGTGTTCACAAAGGATACATCTCTAACTAGTAAAATCACAcacaatatgaaaaatatgcttATCTAgtcaaagaaaggaaaaaaacagtgCATCTCCCCTGCCAAAATTATAATGTCACTAAATTTTATGATGCATCAtctaatataagaataaaaggACAAGCGTACACTGCAAGAGGTGAGCATTTTGAATCTGAAATATCAAATTCCCTTTGAGAAATGTAGGTGGATCatataccaaaaaaacaaaacaaaataaaagccCACCTTTCTACCTTTCCCTGCTTCTAAAAATGCAAGGTGCCTCCTTTTTTAGAGTTCATCCCCTTTACAGTGCATATTGTAAGCACTTATATATTACCCCTGTAAGAAATAAGATGTTTTGGTACTACGTAAAACTTCAGAATAGTGGCACCTTTCCTTAAGAAAACAGAAGAACTACAGAATCTATTCACTCTCAATGAGCTATCACTACCATCACCATCGCCACCATCTAAGAGAATTCTCTTATTCAAAATCTTTAAACTAACCGCaccatcaaaaaaaatatgggaAAAAAAGGCCAATTCAACATAGAGTGTATAACAAATTCATTTCCATCCCCAAC
This window contains:
- the LOC133695935 gene encoding cleavage and polyadenylation specificity factor subunit 3-II isoform X1; this translates as MAIECLVLGAGQEVGKSCVVVTINGKRIMFDCGMHMGYDDHRRYPDFSLISKSRDFDHSLDCVIITHFHLDHVGALPYFTEVCGYNGPIYMTYPTKALAPLMLEDFRKVLVDRRGEEEQFTSLHISQCMEKVIAVDLKQTVQVDDDLQIRAYYAGHVLGAAMFYAKVGDSAMVYTGDYNMTPDRHLGAAQIDRLELDLLITESTYATTIRDSKYAREREFLKAVHECVAGGGKVLIPTFALGRAQELCILLDDYWERMNLKVPIYFSAGLTIQANLYYKILISWTSQKVKETYATRNAFDFKHVHNFDRSLINAPGPCVLFATPGMISGGFSLEVFKQWAPCEMNLITLPGYCVAGTVGHKLMSGKPTKINLDKDTQIDVRCQIHQLSFSPHTDSKGIMDLTKFLSPRNVILVHGEKPKMVSLKERIQTELRIPCYLPANCDAVHIPSTIYVKAHASNTFIRSCLNPNFRFLKRSKEDNSDQVLRNTNPTAPLQVNDERVAEGILIMEKGKKARVVHQDDLLLMLRQKKHDVQFAYCCAAQLDNLEETRNRDDALGLSNKCSSLQLLFKELSNYFSGVNIQDLGEHLQVESFHVSVCLKDNCPYRIIDNSQKEAVAVYFCCSWSAADEKLAWEIISAMERFNLIDNLPCRNSISSTNS
- the LOC133695935 gene encoding cleavage and polyadenylation specificity factor subunit 3-II isoform X2: MFDCGMHMGYDDHRRYPDFSLISKSRDFDHSLDCVIITHFHLDHVGALPYFTEVCGYNGPIYMTYPTKALAPLMLEDFRKVLVDRRGEEEQFTSLHISQCMEKVIAVDLKQTVQVDDDLQIRAYYAGHVLGAAMFYAKVGDSAMVYTGDYNMTPDRHLGAAQIDRLELDLLITESTYATTIRDSKYAREREFLKAVHECVAGGGKVLIPTFALGRAQELCILLDDYWERMNLKVPIYFSAGLTIQANLYYKILISWTSQKVKETYATRNAFDFKHVHNFDRSLINAPGPCVLFATPGMISGGFSLEVFKQWAPCEMNLITLPGYCVAGTVGHKLMSGKPTKINLDKDTQIDVRCQIHQLSFSPHTDSKGIMDLTKFLSPRNVILVHGEKPKMVSLKERIQTELRIPCYLPANCDAVHIPSTIYVKAHASNTFIRSCLNPNFRFLKRSKEDNSDQVLRNTNPTAPLQVNDERVAEGILIMEKGKKARVVHQDDLLLMLRQKKHDVQFAYCCAAQLDNLEETRNRDDALGLSNKCSSLQLLFKELSNYFSGVNIQDLGEHLQVESFHVSVCLKDNCPYRIIDNSQKEAVAVYFCCSWSAADEKLAWEIISAMERFNLIDNLPCRNSISSTNS